From a single Raphanus sativus cultivar WK10039 chromosome 3, ASM80110v3, whole genome shotgun sequence genomic region:
- the LOC108845088 gene encoding uncharacterized protein LOC108845088, giving the protein MTELNIPKGVNSTILALVPKKVDSMEMKDFRLIACCNVLYKVVSKILANRLKQILPRVITENQSAFIKGRLLMENVLLASELVKDYHKDTVSPRYSRGYGVPGKFIHWIKLCISTPSFSVQIDKVMRENRFNLHPKCKALSLTHLCFADDLMVFVEGTKKSIEGALTVFGDFAKWSGLNISIEKSTLFMAGVTDVERSSILRNFPFAEGKLLVRYLGLPLMTKVMCKQDYVLLVENVRRNISSWTCRFLTYAGRLQLITAVIMSIVNFWAGAFRLPSKCIKEIEQLCSSFLWSGPALGSTRAKVAWIDLSKPKSEGGLGIRRLKEVNKVYGLKLIWRLLSGCSLWGKWIKVYLLKKKNFWEVNFKSHVGFWMWRKILKMREVAKMFYHKEVGNGRHTSFWFDKWLSKGTLFDILGDRGFIDMGVRKEATLEEAIMCLRRRRKHRSTVINEIEAELRLIKLKLIDSTEDVDMWKVETRNHLFFDCTYSAQLWESLTLGILRSDFSKDWATIIALLTDNSRGRKSTFCVRYSFQAAVYAIWRERNRVKHGEKLTAIVILLKLVDKMIRNKLSLVRMEKSGRVVFREDGISAKPGSDAMALSEHIEMTDNDEEGEEEKEASSASSSDESVSSDYDEESPQGICVLERMGLGASGQRILVKVVLPKLSMDHALEHIKNGKDKFEKQKKKKKRSRVGKRKREKKFVKAV; this is encoded by the exons ATGACAGAGTTAAATATCCCAAAGGGTGTGAATTCGACGATTCTTGCGCTGGTTCCAAAGAAAGTGGATTCGATGGAGATGAAAGATTTTAGGCTTATTGCTTGTTGCAATGTCCTCTACAAGGTGGTGTCGAAGATTCTTGCGAATAGGCTGAAACAGATTCTCCCTAGAGTGATTACTGAAAACCAGTCAGCGTTTATCAAAGGCAGACTCCTAATGGAAAATGTGCTTCTTGCCTCGGAGTTAGTCAAAGACTACCATAAAGACACTGTCTCGCCAAGGT ATTCTAGAGGCTATGGGGTTCCTGGGAAGTTCATTCACTGGATAAAACTCTGCATCTCTACTCCTTCTTTTTCAGTTCAG ATTGACAAAGTTATGAGGGAGAACAGGTTCAACTTACATCCTAAATGCAAAGCTTTGTCCCTAACTCATCTATGCTTCGCAGATGACCTAATGGTCTTTGTAGAAGGCACCAAAAAGTCGATTGAAGGAGCATTAACAGTATTTGGAGATTTTGCAAAGTGGTCTGGTCTGAACATTAGCATCGAAAAGTCGACCCTCTTCATGGCGGGAGTGACTGATGTTGAAAGAAGCAGTATCTTGAGAAATTTCCCATTTGCTGAAGGTAAACTCCTTGTTCGCTACTTAGGTTTGCCTTTGATGACTAAAGTGATGTGCAAGCAAGATTATGTTCTTCTGGTGGAAAATGTGAGACGTAATATCAGTTCTTGGACTTGCCGGTTTCTCACTTATGCTGGTCGCCTGCAATTAATCACTGCAGTTATAATGAGTATAGTTAACTTCTGGGCTGGGGCTTTTAGGCTTCCGAGCAAGTGTATTAAGGAAATAGAACAACTCTGTTCTTCGTTTCTTTGGTCTGGCCCTGCTCTCGGATCTACTCGAGCGAAAGTAGCCTGGATTGATCTCAGTAAGCCGAAAAGTGAAGGTGGGTTGGGGATAAGAAGATTAAAAGAGGTGAataaggtttatggtttgaaGCTCATATGGAGGTTGTTATCTGGTTGTTCACTTTGGGGGAAATGGATAAAGGTTTACTTACTCAAGAAAAAGAATTTTTGGGAGGTAAACTTTAAAAGCCATGTGGGGTTCTGGATGTGGAGGAAGATTTTGAAGATGAGAGAAGTTGCTAAGATGTTTTATCATAAGGAAGTGGGGAATGGGCGTCACACAtctttctggtttgataagtgGTTAAGTAAGGGGACGTTGTTTGACATTTTGGGAGATAGAGGCTTTATTGATATGGGAGTGAGGAAAGAAGCTACTTTGGAGGAAGCTATCATGTGTTTAAGACGGAGAAGGAAACATAGAAGTACTGTGATTAATGAGATTGAAGCTGAGTTGAGATTGATAAAGCTGAAGCTGATTGATAGTACAGAGGATGTTGATATGTGGAAAG TCGAAACCAGGAACCATCTCTTTTTTGACTGTACCTACTCTGCTCAGCTTTGGGAATCTCTCACTCTGGGTATTCTTCGTAGTGATTTCTCTAAGGACTGGGCCACTATTATTGCTCTGTTAACAGATAACTCAAGGGGCAGGAAGAGCACCTTCTGTGTTCGTTACTCATTCCAAGCTGCTGTTTATGCGATATGGAGAGAAAGAAATAGGGTGAAGCATGGAGAGAAGCTTACGGCCATTGTGATTTTGTTAAAGCTTGTTGACAAGATGATAAGGAATAAGCTTAGCTTGGTTAGAATGGAGAAGAGTG GCAGAGTTGTTTTCAGAGAAGATGGAATCTCAGCAAAGCCAGGATCTGATGCTATGGCATTGTCAGAGCACATTGAGATGACTGATAATGATGAAGAGGGggaggaagaaaaagaagccAGTAGTGCTTCAAGCTCTGATGAATCTGTTTCGAGTGATTATGATGAAGAGTCTCCTCAAGGCATATGCGTTTTAGAAA GGATGGGACTTGGCGCCTCTGGCCAACGGATCTTGGTAAAAGTAGTTCTACCAAAGCTGTCGATGGATCACGCTCTTGAACATATCAAGAACGGAAAAGATAAATTTGAgaaacagaaaaagaagaagaaaaggagcaGAGTTGGCAAAAGGAAACGTGAGAAGAAGTTTGTCAAAGCTGTTTGA
- the LOC108848046 gene encoding protein TIC 55, chloroplastic, with amino-acid sequence MMILFSIGNPLYYYVKDSSAMAAPFLSSPLQLTSTSPILFTKVPPTNQIQFNQRTTTTTCTSSNRLRLLLRRSAAAGTAVTDQTEGGEDVLLNPTPEEEKREEVVVAYDWTEEWYPLYLTRDVPDDAPLGLTVFDRQIVLYRDGEGTLRCYEDRCPHRLAKLSEGQLIDGRLECLYHGWQFEGDGKCVKIPQLPASAKIPKVACVKTYEVKDSQGVVWVWISTKTPPDPEKLPWFENFARPGFYDISGVHELPYDHSILLENLMDPAHVPISHDRTDFTAKREDAQPLVFEVTERTNRGFAGTWGREKEGGKGSNLLRFSAPCVLQNNREFEGKDGVKNYFSGLFLCRPTGQGKSMLIVRFGVTKRSPLVQVLPLWFWHQNACKVFEQDMGFLSSQNEVLMKEKVPTKELYLNLKSSDTWVAEYRKWMDKVGHGMPYHFGHRTISLPKVPPVVEHAPAGLIAGLSASYPAKGGVGTMQAPNLANRYFRHVIHCRSCSKVIKSFELWKNILFGTAVALTALAILVVSRQWKAVLLGSAALCSASAYACLRAIQMNTNNFIRTHRRL; translated from the exons ATGATGATCTTATTTAGCATTGGAAACCCTTTGTATTATTATGTGAAAGATTCCTCCGCCATGGCTGCTCCTTTTCTAAGCTCCCCTCTTCAACTCACATCCACTTCTCCGATTCTCTTCACTAAAGTGCCTCCCACAAACCAAATCCAATTCAACcagagaacaacaacaacaacatgcaCATCCTCCAACAGACTCCGTCTCCTCCTCCGCCGTTCCGCTGCGGCTGGTACCGCCGTGACGGATCAGACAGAAGGAGGAGAGGATGTTCTGCTAAATCCCACGCCTGAAGAGGAGAAGCgtgaggaggtggtggtggctTACGATTGGACAGAGGAGTGGTATCCTCTGTACCTCACCAGAGACGTTCCCGACGATGCGCCGCTTGGTCTCACTGTCTTCGATCGCCAGATTGTGTTGTACAGAGACGGCGAGGGAACGCTTCGCTGTTACGAAGATCGGTGTCCACATCG GTTAGCTAAGTTGTCTGAAGGACAACTGATTGATGGGAGGTTGGAATGTTTGTACCATGGTTGGCAATTTGAAGGAGATGGCAAATGCGTCAAGATACCTCAG cTTCCTGCGAGTGCCAAGATTCCAAAGGTTGCTTGTGTGAAGACCTACGAGGTGAAGGATTCACAGGGAGTTGTGTGGGTTTGGATATCGACGAAGACGCCTCCAGACCCGGAAAAACTTCCTTGGTTTGAGAATTTCGCTAGACCTGGTTTCTATGACATCTCGGGTGTTCACGAGCTACCTTACGATCATTCCATCCTTCTAGAGAATCTTATGGATCCGGCTCATGTCCCTATCTCTCATGACAGAACTGACTTCACTGCTAAAAGAGAAGATGCGCAGCCGCTTGTCTTTGAGGTCACGGAGAGAACTAACCGTGGTTTCGCGGGGACTTGGGGACGGGAGAAAGAAGGCGGTAAAGGGAGTAATTTACTCCGGTTCAGTGCTCCATGTGTTCTGCAGAACAACCGGGAGTTTGAGGGAAAGGACGGGGTGAAGAACTACTTTTCAGGGCTGTTCCTTTGTAGACCTACAGGACAAGGGAAGTCTATGCTTATAGTTAGGTTCGGTGTCACGAAAAGATCGCCTTTGGTTCAGGTGTTACCTCTATGGTTCTGGCATCAGAATGCATGCAAGGTCTTTGAACAGGACATGGGGTTTTTATCGTCACAAAACGAGGTTTTGATGAAGGAGAAAGTACCAACAAAGGAGTTGTATCTTAACCTGAAGTCATCAGACACGTGGGTTGCTGAATATAGAAAGTGGATGGACAAAGTTGGTCATGGGATGCCTTACCATTTCGGGCATAGGACAATCTCTCTCCCTAAGGTCCCTCCTGTGGTGGAACACGCCCCTGCGGGACTCATTGCAGGTCTCTCGGCTTCTTATCCTGCAAAAGGTGGAGTAGGTACTATGCAGGCTCCCAATTTGGCTAACCGCTACTTCAGACATGTGATCCATTGTAGAAGCTGCAGCAAAGTGATCAAATCTTTTGAACTCTGGAAAAATATCCTCTTTGGCACAGCCGTGGCCTTGACGGCTTTGGCCATTCTGGTGGTTAGTAGGCAGTGGAAGGCTGTACTGTTAGGTTCAGCTGCGTTGTGCTCAGCTTCAGCTTATGCTTGCTTAAGAGCTATACAAATGAACACCAATAACTTCATTAGAACACACAGAAGACTATGA